GCGCTCGTCGCGCTGTCCATGGCGAAGGACCTGGGCCTGAAGCCGCGAGGCAAGGTGCTCGTCATCATCGGCAACGGCGAGGAGAGCGACTGGAACGGCATGAAGCGGTACGCGGACACCGAACCCACGCCCACGCACGTCATCTCCGTGGACTCCGGCTACCCGGTGATGGCCGCGCAGTCCGGCTTCGTCGCGTGGACGCTGGAGGCGCCCGTGGGCCCGGCCTCGGCCGCGCCGAAGGAGGGCTCCATCGCGCGCGCCGTGGACGTGAGCGCGGGCGAGTTCCTCACCCAGGTGCCCGGCACCGCCACGCTGAAGCTGGAGCCGGTGAAGGGCCAGACCCCCGAGTCGCTGCTCGCCGCCGTGAAGGCCGCCATCGCCCAGGAGGCGCCCGCGCGCAAGGACCTGAAGGCCGAGGCGAAGCGCGAGGGCGCCGCCGTGGTGCTCACCGCCCACGGCGTCGCGGTGCACTCGTCCACCGCGGATGAGGGCCACAACGCGCTGTGGGACCTGTCCGCCGTGGCCGCGCGGCTGCCGCTGGAGGACAACGGCATCGCGGCCCTGCTGCGCGTCGTCGCGAAGCGCTTCGACGGAGACCACCACGGCGACAAGCTGGGGCTCGCGTATCAGGACGCGCTGATGGGGCCGCTGCTCGTGGCGCCCACCGTGCTGCGCGTGAAGGACGGCAGCGTGTCGCTGGGGGTGAACATGCGCCGGCCGCAGGGCCAGGACGCGGCCGCGTTCAACGCGGCCCTGGACGCCGCCGCGAAGCGCGTGGGCGAGGACTCCGGCGGTCAGGTGAAGGAGTCCTCCGGCCGCTACCTGGGCGACCCGCACGTGGCGGACACGTCCGGCCCGCTGGTGAAGACGCTGATGGACATCTACCAGCGGCAGCGCAAGGCCCCGGACGCGGTGCCCGGCTCCATCCGCGGCGGCACCTACGCGCGGCTGTTCCCTCGCGCCGTGGACTTCGGGCCTGCCTTCCCCAACGAGCCCTACACCGGCCACGCCCCGGATGAGTCCATCGCGCTGGAGACGCTGGACCTGAGCACGCGCATGCTCGCGGAGGCCGTGCACACGCTGGCCATCACGCCGGCGCCGGAGGTGAAGGCCACGCCGTGACGGGGCTCAGGGCGGGCGGGACGGGACTCGAGGCCAGCGCACGGTGAAGGTGGTGCCGTGCTCCAGGCTGGACTCCACGTGGACGCTGCCGCCGTGCACCTGGACGATCTCGTGCACGATGTAGAGCCCCAGCCCCAGGCTGCGCCGGCTGGCGCCTTCCTCCGGCGTGCTCGACTCCTTGAACGGGTCGAACAGGCGCGGCAGCAGCGCCGCCGGGATGGGGTCGCCCTCGTTGTGCACCCGCATCACCACGTCCGGTCCCTCGTCGCTGAGCGTGGTGCGCACGGGCGTGTCGCTCTTCGCGTGCTGGAGCGCGTTCACCACCAGGTTGCCCAGCACCTGGGACACGCGGTCTGGATCCCAGTGCCCCCACAGGTCGTCACCCCGCGCCTCCAGGGCCAGCGGACGCTCCGGGTACGTCACCTGCAACTCCTCCAGCGCCCCCTGGCACAGCTCGGTCATGTCCACCCGCTCGGGCGTGACGGGGATGCCGCCGCCCAGGCGGCTGCGCGCGAAGTCGAGGATGTCGTTGATCATCCGCGCCATCCGCGCGGAGGACTTTCGGATGCGGTCCACCGCGCGGAGGGAGGCGTCGTCCAGGCCCCGCGCCCGCCCCAGGATGAAGGCCGACGCGTTCACCGCGTGCAGGGGGTTGCGCAGGTCGTGCCCCAGCACCGCGAGCAGCTCCTCGCGGAAGGCGATGGCCTGTTGGAGCGCCGCCTCCGCGCGCTTGTAGGCGTTGATGTCCACCACCGTGCCGCCCACGCCCAGCAGCACGCCCTCCGCGGTGCGCACCGGGAAGTAGTCCGCGCGCCAGTACCCCAGCCCGCCCCGGTCCGGCCCTTCGATGAGCACGTCCTGCACGGGCTGCCCCAGCTCCAGCACCTGCTTCATCGCGCGCTCGATGGGGTCCGCGGCGCCTTCGCGGACCATCTCGCGCAGCGTGCGGCCCCGGTGCGCCTCCGCGGGCTTGCGGTTGAGGGCCGCGAGCAGGCCGTTGATGCGCAGGTACCGCAGGTCCGGATCCAGGAACGCGATGCCCACGGGCACCGCGTCCAGGAGTGAGTCCAGCAGCGCCAGCGACCGCTCCGCCTCCTTGCGCGCGGCGTGCTCGCGCGCGTGCAGCTCCGTCTGGGCGATGTGCGCCGAGGACCGCTCGGCGACCGCGTGGAAGAGCAGCACATCCGAGTCGGAGAAGGCGAAGGCCGTGCGCGACCCCATGTACGCCACGCCCAGCAGCCGCTCGCCGTCCAGGAGCGGCAGGCCATACAGCGCGCGCAGCCCCGCCTGCCGCAGCGGGGCGAACAGGACGCGCGGGTCGGTGGCCGCCGAGCGGATGAAGAAGGGCCGCCGCTCCAGGGCCGCCTGCCCGGTGACGCCCCGCCCCAGCGGCACGCGCGCGCCCTTCACCTCCTGGGTGCCCAGGCCCACGGCGGCGCGCACCATGAGGGCGTCGCCCTCCAGCAGCATCACCGCCGCCGCGTCCACGGTGAGCGCGGCCTCCATCAGCCGGGTGAGCAGGCGCTCCAGGAGCGTCTCCATGTCCGGGTCATCCAGCGTCGCCTCGGCCATGCGGTTCAGCGTCTGGAGGGTGCGCTGCTTCATGGTCCAGAAGAACGTCATCGTCCGGGTCACCACCCGGTCGAGCGTCTCCTCCAGCCGCGTCAGGTCGCCGGTCCGCAGGGGCTGCTCCCGCGCCTCCAGCCGGTGGAGGATGCAGCGGCGCAGGAGGGCGTACTCCTGGGCCACGTCGCCCAGGTCGAAGCCCTCGTCCAGCCGGGCCGCGGCGTGGACCCGCTCCAGGTGCTCATCCAGCGCCTCCGGCCCGGACTCCATCGCGTCCGCCAGCGTGCTGAGCAGCTCCGGCATGTGGTCGATGAGCCACGGCGCGCGTGCCGGCACCTGTCCCCGCAGGTGCTCCAGCACCGCCTGCTGCCAGTCCTCCAGCAGCGCGTCGTGATGCGTGCGCAGGAAGTCCGCCGCGGCGAGGCGGGGCTCGCCTGCCGTGCTCGCGTTCACGGAGTGTGGATCCGGCTCCTGCATCGCCAGTCTCCCCGGGCCCTCGCCCGGTCGCGCCGCCCCCCGGGAAACGGTGCGCATGGTGTTGGCGCCCCGCCTCGTCCCTCCGTCCGGTGGAGGGCACCACCCCGAGCCCCCGGCCGTCGGCCGTGGGCCGGACCTGGGGAGGGCCGCCCGGCGCGCCGTTCACCTTCGGGCGCTCGGCGGCCTCGCGCCCATCTTCCGTCCTGCGCACCGGGGGCTCGGGGTAGGGTGGCCGTCACAGCATGCGCACCCTCCTGCTCAACCGCTCCGCCGTGGCCCGGAACCTCCAAGCGCTCCTGCTCCTGGACGACCTGCGCGAGGCCTTCCGCACCGACGCCCTGGCCCGCACGGTGGCCCCGCAGCGCGCGCGGGCGCCGCTGCACTCGGAGGGCACCGCGCTGGTGCTCTTCCCTGGCAGCGTGCCCGGCATCCCCGCGTACACCGTGAAGGTGCACGCGAAGTTCCCCGGGCAGAAGCCCGCCATCCAGGGCGTGGTGCACCTGCATGACCTGGTCTCCGGCGGGCTGCTCGCGGTGATGGACTCCGGCCACCTCACCGCCGTGCGCACCGGCGTGGTGGGCGCGCTGGCGGCGGACGTGCTCTCCCGGCCGGACGCGACGCGCGTGGCGGTGGTGGGCGCGGGCCAGCAGGGCGTGCTCCAGCTCAAGCAGCTGCGGCTGGTGCGCACGCTCAGCCAGGTGCGCGTCTTCGACACGAACATCGCGCACGCGGCGGCGTTCGCCACGCGCATGTACCAGGAGCTGAACCTGCCGGTGCGCGTGGAGACGTCCGTGGCGGACGCGGTGGAGGACGCGGACATCGTCGTGACGGCGACGTGGAGCCACCAGGCCTTCCTGCACGCGGGCATGGTGCGGCCGGGCACGCACATCACCGCGCTGGGCGCGGACGAGCCGGGCAAGGCGGAGCTGTCCCAGGACCTGCTCCAGCAGTCGCTGTTCGTCTGCGACCACCGCGGGCTCAGCGTCTCCACCGGCGCCGCGGGCGCGGCGGGCCTCACCGAGTCCGCCATCCACGCGGAGCTGGGGGAGATCCTCGCGGGCCTCAAGCCCGGGCGCACGTCCCAGGAGCAGGTGACGGTGTTCGCCGGGGTGGGCCTGCCCTTCCAGGACCTGGCCACCGCGTGGCACGTCTTCCAGTCCGCGTCCGGCGACGAGGACGTGCCCACGCTCGACTTCAACGCGTAGGCGCGCGCGGGGACGCAAGGCCCCGCGCGGGCGCGGCGCGGCTTTCAGGCCTTGGCGAGCGCCTGCGAGAGGCGCACGGCCTCCTCGTGCAGGTCGGTGTCCTCCGCCAGCGGCATGGCGAGCACCTTCTGCACCAGCTCCTTCGCCTTCTTCTCGTCGCCCAGGCGCGCCTTCGCGAGCGCCAGGTTGAGCAGCGGCTCCGGGCGCTCCGGGGCGCGGCGCACGGCCTCCTCCAGCACCGTCACCGCGCGCGGCAGGTTCGCGTTCGCCGGCTCCGCGGGGATGCGCAGCAGCAGCTGGCCCAGGTTGTTCGCGGCCCGCCAGCCGTCCGGCGCGACGCCCATGCCCTGCTCGTACGCGGTGATGGCCTTGTCGTACGCGGGCGGCTCCTGCGCCTCGAAGCAGGTGGCCTCCGCCATCTTCAGGGACTCGCTGGAGACGCCCAGCGACGCCATGGTCTGGCACAGGTGCCGGGCCTGTTCGATCTGCCCGCGCGCCAGCATCAGCTGCGCGAGGTTGGCCTGGGCGTCCGCGTCCTTCGGGCGCTGGGCCGCGAGCGCGGAGGCCGCCTGGTACGACGTGCGCAGGTCGCGCAGCGCCATGGACAGCACCGTCACGGACGCCAGCATGCGCGGCTGGTTGGGCACCGCCTTGAGGCCCTGCTCCAGCACGCGGCGGGCGTCCACCAGCTTCTCCTCGGAGGCCAGCGCGTGCGACAGGCTCAGGTACGCGGGCACGAATCTCGGCTGCTGGGTGATGACCTCGCGCAGCGTGGCGAGCCCCGCGTCCGTCTTGCCCGCCTCCAGCTGCACCTGACCCAGGCGGTAGCGGAACACCGGCTGCTGGGGCGAGAGCTTCACCGCCTGGGTGAGCGCCTCCAGCGCCTGGGGCGCCTTGTCCTGCTTGATCAGCATCATGCCCTTGCCGAAGTGGGCCTCGGCGCGGTTCGGGTCCAGCGCGAGCACGCCCTGGTAGGCCTTGAGGGCGGCGTCCAGCTGGCCCTTCTGCGCGGCGATGTTGGCGCGCACCAGGCCGGTCTCCGGCGTGGCCCCGCCGGCCTCCGCCTTGGCGAGCAGCCCTTCGGCCTGGGGAACCTTGTTCTCCACCAGCGCCAGCTTGGCCATGACCACCAGGGCGTCGCGGTGGGAGGGGTTCTTCGCGAGGAGCTTCTCGGCCTCGGCCTTGGCCTGGGCCACCTGGCCCTGCGCGAGGAGGGTTTCCAGAGAGTTCATAAGGGAAAGTCTCCCCCAGGGGCCGGGGGCTGTCGAGCAACGGGGAAAAAGGAAGGGCCTCGCCCGGATGGACGAGGCCCTGGGAAGAGCGTCGGTGCGATGCGGCGGACTACCAGCTCGTCAGCGCGTTCTTGATGCCTTCGCCGACGTTCTTGATGCCCTCGCCCACGTTCTTGATGCCCTCGCCCACGTTCTGCACCGCGTGGCCCACGCCCTCGGCGACGTTCTTCGCCGTGTCGCCGAGCTTGCCCACGTCCACGGAGAAGCCGAACTCCAGGCTGGCGCCGATGCCCAGCGCCGCGCCCACGTCGAAGTTGGCGGACAGCTTGCCGTCCTTCAGGCCGACGTTGGCCTCGAACTCCACGCCGATGCCGGCGAAGGCCTCCGCGCCCGCCGTGACGGTCGCGGGCCCGATCTCCTGGCTCACCTCCGCGCTGGCGCGGGCGCCGGCGAAGGCCTCGCCCTTCACGGAGGCCGCGGCCTGACCGTGGAGCGGATCCAACACCACCTGGCCCGTGGCGCCCGCCTCGGCGCCCACGTTGCCCTCGGCGCCCCACTGCGAGCGGCCCAGGGCGCTGTCCGCGTGGCCTTCCACGGAGCCGCGCACCAGGTCCGCCCTCGCGTCGACGGAGCCCTCCGCGCCAATCTTGCCGTGCAGCGGGTCGATGGAGACGTTGCCCTGCGCGCCCACGTCCGCCGTCAGCGCCTGGCCCTCCACCGTCGTGTGGAAGTTGCCGTTCGGGTCGCCGAAGGTGTGCTCACCGGACGCGGCGGTCCAGCTCTTGTTCCACTCGCCCTGCGCCACCGTCTGGTCGAAGCGGCTGGTCTCCAGCTGCTTCTGGATGTCCGTCGTGGTGGAGGGGTTCGCCTGGTTGCTGGTGGTGACCCGGTTGCCCTGCACGCCGCGGTTCAGGTCGATCGTCGCCTCGCCCTGCGCCCGGTTCTGCGTCTGCGCCTGGACCTCACGGCGCACGTTGGTCCCGTTGGCCGGGGGCGTCGTCGTGGGGTTCCGGAACACGGGGCGGTAGCGGTTGGTCTCGATGGACATGGCGAAGGGCTCCGGCGGCGCGAGGCGCGGTGGGAAATCTTGTGACTTGAGAGTTTATCGGGGGGGGGCCGCGGAAAGTTTCCACTCCTCTTTTTTCTCCGCTGATCCACCCGTGCCTCAGGGCTCGGATCTCCCGGGAGCCAGGATTCCCTCGGGATCGAGCGCCGCTTTCAGCCGCCGGCCCACCTCCGGGGAGTCGTCCCGCACGGGTGGTGCGGCCTCCTGCGCCTGGAGTCCGGCTCGGGTCAGGTGGTACCCGGCGTCCGCCAGTTCGCGGGAAAGGGCGCGGTAGCAGGCCTGGGCGCGGGCGTCCTCGCCGCGGGCGTCGCGATCATACGCGAGCGCGGCGACCAGATAGAGGCAGCGGGGGGAGTGGGCGAGGAGGGCCAGGTTGGGCTCGAAGCCGAAGAGGCGGGGGACGCGGTCGGCGATCTCCACGGCGCGCTTCGCCTCCTGGCCGGTGAAGGGCACGGCGACGGAGCACCAGATGAAGCCGCAGCGGTCGCGGTCGGGGTCCGGGTCCTCCGGACGCGGGGTGCGTTTGCGCCAGTACGTCATGGCGAGGTTGGCCTCGGTGGGGACGCCCTGGAAGGGGCTCTCGCCGTCGGGGGCCACCGGGCCGAAGGACAGGGGGCGGAAGGCGCCCTCCACCGCGCGCGCGAGCCGCTTCTCCAGCAGGGCGCCCATTTCGGCGTCCGGGGCGGAGAGGGCGCCGCTGATGGCCCAGCGGCCGAAGCCCTCGCGGAACTTGTCGCGGGCCCAGTCCGGCAGGGGCGTGCGGCCCACGGAGGCGTAGGGGAACTGCTGGGTGACGCTGAAGGCCTTGATGTCGTTCCAGAAGAAGAAGCTGCCCCGGAGCGTGCCGTCCAGGGCCAGCGCCTGGAGCCGGTCCACCATGTCCCAGAGCTGGGCGTCGTCGTTCACGGCGCAGAAGAACTCGCGCAGCCAGGGCTGCTTGCGCGACAGCCAGAACGTCATCCGCGTCACCACGCCCAGCGAGGACTGGCTGAAGAGGCCGTCCAGCACCGGCCCCAGGCCCCAGCGGAAGACGGGGGCGGCGCGCGACTCGGGGAACCGCGCGTGGCCCGTCTCCACCCGCTCCCCCGTGGGCAGGACGGCCTCCAGCGCGCACACGTGCTGGAAGATGTCCGCGTGGGGGCCGCGTCCGTCGCCGCGCTCCAGCGCGTTGCCCACCATGCTCGCGTCCGGCGACCCGCCGATGGTGGTGATGAACGTGGTGGAGCCGCGCTCGCGCAGCCACGCGTGGGCCTGCCGGAACGTCACGCCGGGCTCCACGGTGAGGTACGCCAGCTGCTCGTCGTGGGCGAGGATGCGGTTCATGCGCCCCAGGTCCAGCAGCACGCTGCCGTCGCCGGGGGGCACGCGCGAGCCGTAGCCCCAGTTGCGGCCGGCGCTCACCGGGTACACCGGCACGCGGTGCGCCGCCGCGATGCGCAGACAGGCCTGCACCTGCGCGGTGTCCGCGGGCCGCACGATGGCGGGGACGC
This Corallococcus silvisoli DNA region includes the following protein-coding sequences:
- a CDS encoding Sapep family Mn(2+)-dependent dipeptidase, translating into MRTSFLATLCLLAPAAALAAKDPRCAGKPVARAARFSEAALKGTPAAERYAAYIQACALDDVVSLTQTLVRFKTVSSEAPAAKSPEVAAMGRALESWAKAHGFGFRTVGENDVFELSWGEGEPLLGLVFHGDVVPAPAHEWKHSPFKPVVEKGRLYGRGVEDDKGPIASALVALSMAKDLGLKPRGKVLVIIGNGEESDWNGMKRYADTEPTPTHVISVDSGYPVMAAQSGFVAWTLEAPVGPASAAPKEGSIARAVDVSAGEFLTQVPGTATLKLEPVKGQTPESLLAAVKAAIAQEAPARKDLKAEAKREGAAVVLTAHGVAVHSSTADEGHNALWDLSAVAARLPLEDNGIAALLRVVAKRFDGDHHGDKLGLAYQDALMGPLLVAPTVLRVKDGSVSLGVNMRRPQGQDAAAFNAALDAAAKRVGEDSGGQVKESSGRYLGDPHVADTSGPLVKTLMDIYQRQRKAPDAVPGSIRGGTYARLFPRAVDFGPAFPNEPYTGHAPDESIALETLDLSTRMLAEAVHTLAITPAPEVKATP
- a CDS encoding ATP-binding protein; this translates as MNASTAGEPRLAAADFLRTHHDALLEDWQQAVLEHLRGQVPARAPWLIDHMPELLSTLADAMESGPEALDEHLERVHAAARLDEGFDLGDVAQEYALLRRCILHRLEAREQPLRTGDLTRLEETLDRVVTRTMTFFWTMKQRTLQTLNRMAEATLDDPDMETLLERLLTRLMEAALTVDAAAVMLLEGDALMVRAAVGLGTQEVKGARVPLGRGVTGQAALERRPFFIRSAATDPRVLFAPLRQAGLRALYGLPLLDGERLLGVAYMGSRTAFAFSDSDVLLFHAVAERSSAHIAQTELHAREHAARKEAERSLALLDSLLDAVPVGIAFLDPDLRYLRINGLLAALNRKPAEAHRGRTLREMVREGAADPIERAMKQVLELGQPVQDVLIEGPDRGGLGYWRADYFPVRTAEGVLLGVGGTVVDINAYKRAEAALQQAIAFREELLAVLGHDLRNPLHAVNASAFILGRARGLDDASLRAVDRIRKSSARMARMINDILDFARSRLGGGIPVTPERVDMTELCQGALEELQVTYPERPLALEARGDDLWGHWDPDRVSQVLGNLVVNALQHAKSDTPVRTTLSDEGPDVVMRVHNEGDPIPAALLPRLFDPFKESSTPEEGASRRSLGLGLYIVHEIVQVHGGSVHVESSLEHGTTFTVRWPRVPSRPP
- a CDS encoding ornithine cyclodeaminase family protein; the encoded protein is MRTLLLNRSAVARNLQALLLLDDLREAFRTDALARTVAPQRARAPLHSEGTALVLFPGSVPGIPAYTVKVHAKFPGQKPAIQGVVHLHDLVSGGLLAVMDSGHLTAVRTGVVGALAADVLSRPDATRVAVVGAGQQGVLQLKQLRLVRTLSQVRVFDTNIAHAAAFATRMYQELNLPVRVETSVADAVEDADIVVTATWSHQAFLHAGMVRPGTHITALGADEPGKAELSQDLLQQSLFVCDHRGLSVSTGAAGAAGLTESAIHAELGEILAGLKPGRTSQEQVTVFAGVGLPFQDLATAWHVFQSASGDEDVPTLDFNA
- a CDS encoding tetratricopeptide repeat protein — protein: MNSLETLLAQGQVAQAKAEAEKLLAKNPSHRDALVVMAKLALVENKVPQAEGLLAKAEAGGATPETGLVRANIAAQKGQLDAALKAYQGVLALDPNRAEAHFGKGMMLIKQDKAPQALEALTQAVKLSPQQPVFRYRLGQVQLEAGKTDAGLATLREVITQQPRFVPAYLSLSHALASEEKLVDARRVLEQGLKAVPNQPRMLASVTVLSMALRDLRTSYQAASALAAQRPKDADAQANLAQLMLARGQIEQARHLCQTMASLGVSSESLKMAEATCFEAQEPPAYDKAITAYEQGMGVAPDGWRAANNLGQLLLRIPAEPANANLPRAVTVLEEAVRRAPERPEPLLNLALAKARLGDEKKAKELVQKVLAMPLAEDTDLHEEAVRLSQALAKA
- a CDS encoding FAD-binding oxidoreductase, with product MSENDAKARPSPDLQAALAAFREAVGEAHVNVDPDALEAAQTATFATTQRVPAIVRPADTAQVQACLRIAAAHRVPVYPVSAGRNWGYGSRVPPGDGSVLLDLGRMNRILAHDEQLAYLTVEPGVTFRQAHAWLRERGSTTFITTIGGSPDASMVGNALERGDGRGPHADIFQHVCALEAVLPTGERVETGHARFPESRAAPVFRWGLGPVLDGLFSQSSLGVVTRMTFWLSRKQPWLREFFCAVNDDAQLWDMVDRLQALALDGTLRGSFFFWNDIKAFSVTQQFPYASVGRTPLPDWARDKFREGFGRWAISGALSAPDAEMGALLEKRLARAVEGAFRPLSFGPVAPDGESPFQGVPTEANLAMTYWRKRTPRPEDPDPDRDRCGFIWCSVAVPFTGQEAKRAVEIADRVPRLFGFEPNLALLAHSPRCLYLVAALAYDRDARGEDARAQACYRALSRELADAGYHLTRAGLQAQEAAPPVRDDSPEVGRRLKAALDPEGILAPGRSEP